A segment of the Lycium barbarum isolate Lr01 chromosome 7, ASM1917538v2, whole genome shotgun sequence genome:
ATTCTTTTTGGGACCGTAAAAAAACTAAAATGTAGTTATAAATAGGGACAGAAGGTTGTACTTTTAATATTAAGGCAGTTGTACCCGACCTGCACTACATAACAAAAGGCTTAATACATATGCAGCCCCCCTGAACTTATCATTTTTTCCATTTTAACACTTCAACTAAGTGTtattcctattgaacccctgaactcatCCTCAAACGTGTCTATCAAACCctttaaatctgatttttattggAAGCAAAAATTAAAATTGTGGCAATGAAGGTGAAGTAATATTTCAAACGTGTGGTAAgttattctttaggtcatggatgtgtcggtTTCTGCTGGTTATGCTCTTCTCCTGCCAACTCAATTAAGAGCTTACTCTTTCCCCCCCTCTCAATTGCTACTAGTCTTAGCTATAAGATgtcataattaaattagaatatatattagcatattgctacattgaagatagaatatcatgtaagtcagattgtgtttgatagacacacatGAGGACGAGTTTAGGGGTATAacaggaacaacacttagttaaggtgccaaaatggaaaaaagggacaagttcatcacgggctgcatatgcattaagcctaaacAAAATTGATAACTTATAAAGTCAAACCGATCTATAATTGCTATTcattataacaacatttcattataactgcctgattttctccggaatcgatttttcatgttatattttacttctttatAATAATATTTTGTCTATAACAGCAATGACAATtattatagcggtacactctttgtaaaattacttaTTTATAACAGCCACACTtaaatattgtgtaataatattttgtaagaaatatattatctataaaataaaatattaaaatatttatgataatcatcattaatgtcatgtACATAGTAAATTTCAAGTACGAATATCTAAAAATCTTCAATTATACTATTAAGATCTTAGATAGCCTTCAAAGGAAAGCTATTGAAATCCCTTTTGCTGAAAATTTGAACAAAATTCTTCATCAGTTCAAAAGTTATATTATTACTAATAGACAGGAatttatgaaataatttacaaTTTTAGAATTCTTACATCAGACTtgaaaatttaaatgcatatgtttcttagattttaattctttatcggtatGTTATAACTAGTTATGGATTTCTTAGCAATTTATTAGTctgttcaatttttaattaatgaaatatgaaaatcaattgggattttaaaattaacaagtatttttGGTTTCGTTTATACTAGcataaaaagttttttttaaaaaaattcatacTTTTATTTATAACAGTTAAATGAAATTTAAACATCAAATGTCAGTATACATACATAAGAGCACCTCATTATGACAGCCATAAATTTTTTGTACAAAAGCTACCATTATAAAGATGACTGTATTTAAGTCATAAAGTGGATATTTATTTAATTTCTATTTTGCGATCCTGAATAAACTTTAAACACTCATAATgtctatttttcaaatttccttCTCAGCTTTCTTACAAGAAAATGAGTCTCTAATTTCTGCTCCTATGTACCTTTAAAGTTTAATCTGTGTGTTTACTACTATAttttcatacaacaatagttTAAGATTACCAACAAAGAATCATGTATAAAATCAGAAGTTCCATTATAGTTTGGGGTTCAAATTATTTGCTAAGTAATGATTATGGCCGTCCATTCCTTTCAAGAACATATTCAAAACCCTATACACAAATGAATTCAAAACCCCACTTAGAATCTaccccaaaacagtccatttttaGCTCCAATAAAATGATTATGAATTTAGGCCGTCAAGGAAAAATTCAAGAATCTCGACAACTGTTCGACGAAATGCCTCAAAGAGATGTTGTTTCTTATGCTTCAATGATAACTGTTTATCTTAAACATAAGGATCTTCCTAAAGCTGAGAAATTGTTTTATTCAATGCCTGAGAGGAATGTAGTGTCTGATTCTGCTATGGTTCATGCTTACGCGAAAGCTGGGAGAGTCGATGAGGCTCGTAGAATCTTTGATTTGATGCCTGATAGGAATGTTTACGCGTGGACCAGTTTGATTTCAGGGTATTTTGAGAATCGTAATGTGTACGAGGCTCGAGAGTTGCTTCAacaaatgcctgagaaaaatgtAGTTACTTGGACTATAGCAATGGTGGGGTATGCTCAAAACGGTTTGATTAATGAGGCACGAAGAATTTTCGATCAGGTTCCTGAGAAAAATGTCGTTGTTTGGACGGCTATGATAAGGGCTTACGTTGAAAATCATCAGGTCGATCAAGCTCTTGAGCTCTTTGATAAGATGCCTGAACGTAATTTATATTCTTGGAATGTTATGATTCAAGGCTGTTTAAATGATAACAGGGTGGACAAAGGTTTGGAACTGTTTAACGCAATGCCATGGAGAAATGCGGTTTCTTGGACAACTATCGTTACTGGTCTTGCGCGAAATGGGATGATAGAAATGGCAAGAGAGTACTTTGATCGAATGCCAAACAGGGATCCTGCTGCATGGAATGCGATGATAACATCATACGTTGAAGAAGGGTTAATGATCAAGGCGAATGAACTTTTTGATTCGATGCCTAATAAAGATCTTGTAAGTTGGAATGTAATGATTGACGGGTATGCAAAAAGTGGCGTTGAGGGTGATGCCTTGAAGTGTTTCATTCTCATGCTTCGATCGGGCTTAAGACCGAATCAGACTACTCTTACCAGTGTAGTGACCTCATGTGGGGCCATCCTTGAGTTAATGCAAGCTCATGTTCTTGTTTTACTACTAGGGTTTAACCAGGACACGTCACTTAATAACACTCTCGTCACCATGTACTCAAGATGCGGAGATATAAACTCATCGTTGGCCACTTTCGAGAATCTGAAAGTAAAGGATGTTGTTTCGTGGACTGCAATAATCCTGGCGTATGCAAATCACGGTCTTGGTAACCAAGCATTGCAAGCCTTCGCGCAGATGCTAAGGTCCGGAAACGAGCCAGATGAGATCACTTTTGTGGGACTATTATCAGCTTGTAGTCATGCTGGTCTTGTGAAGAAAGGTCAAAAGTTTTTCGAGTCGATGAGGCGTGCTTATGGTTTAAAACCGAGGGCGGAACATTACTGTTGCCTTGTTGACATTTTAGGTCGTGGCAAGTTAGTCGATGAAGCTATAAAGGTGGTGCACCAGATGCCTCGAGAAGAATGTGATGGTGCTGTTTTAGGGGCTTTACTTGGCGCATGCAAGTTGTACGGAGATGTTGGAGTGGCAAACCAGATCTGCAATGAAATAGTAGAGCGTGAACCAGGTAGCTCTGGAGCTTATGTACTAATGGCAAATGCTTATGCTGCTTCTGGAAGATGGGGTGATTTTGCGCAAGTAAGAAAGAAAATGAAGGAGAGGAATGTTAAAAAGGTACCTGGTTTTTGTGAAATAGAAGTCAATGGGAAAAATCACATATTTTTCGTGGGAGACAGGTCTCACCCCAAGAAAGAGGAGATTTATACGCTTATTAAAGAAAATCTATTGCCTCCAATGCAAGAGATGATTTAGAGGAATCAAAGAGATACATCGAAAGCTTGGCATTGAAGAATTTTATTTGAACCATTTGCTTATGAAAGTTCTGAAGCTCAATGCGGAAAGGCGACCAGGTCAGTTGCATTAACCTGATAAATCATGTACGGTGGGATTAGAGTAAATCTAATATGGGAATCTCATAAGTTAGTCTAGGTGAACCACGGTCAGTCACATATCTTGCTGAATCTGCATAGTGAGGCTTACTCTCCTAAAAAGGAAAAGAGGAAAAGAGACGATAACAGAGAAAGATGGGTACTCTTTCTGATTAATTGGCAAACCAGATAAAGTATCTGTTGTCTCATATGCCATAGCTTGCAAAACTTCTTTACTTTTATTAGTTAACTTATAAAGTGACCTAGCAAATGCAAGGAACAAGTTACAGGTACCTGGAAATATGCAAGAGGCATTTATGATGTGGCTTTTTCCCCCTTTTGGATGTGATTTATCCACGCATTGCAACTCCCACTCACTATGAATCCTGCCTGCAAACTAGAGCTATTCGTAATGCATTTTGGCTTGATTATTCTATCACTAGCGGGCCTCTTTTTTATTTGAGCTATGGATTTAGTTGTGCTCCAATCATGGTAAGCTACATTTGTCATGGTCTCTTGTTGATATCAGATTATGGCTAAAATGAACCTTCTCAAAGGAGAGATCAAGAAGCAGTTGTAAGTTTATTATCAGGAAGAGCTAGCTGCTAAATGCGCTCCCAAGATACCTCCATCATGTGCACACTATCTTGTGGAGGAAGAAGATTAACTTCTGAGTTGGGAGACAAatctaaatttgaaattttgggtTCGAGTTTCAATTTCTACCACTGTCGCTGTTCTGAGTACAAAGGAGGCTTCTAATGCAATGCTGCGATACGATGGACACAAAGTCTTGAGGACCTACTAATTGGGTAATTATGGGGTTGGATTTTGTAAGGTTAAACAGATAATTAGTAGTGAAATTGATCTACCATTAAATGTTATGATAGCACAAATTTTGTTTTTTGCTGTATATCTCTTGTTCAATGTATCACTTCTCTATGGGCTAAAAGTGGCTCATTTGTGTTATTCATTCAATATTTGAAGTTATGAACACATAAATTTCTCTTTGTTGAAACTTGTATAATTGGACCCTATGTAGGTTAATGCAGATGTTAGGTTCTTGAGTAATTACCTCTGGCATAGCTCCATTTGTTTAAATTTACTAGTGAGTATTTATTAAGGTTTAAAAAACCCAACGAGGTTCAATTTTGGCTAAATGGTAGAACAGTAACTTACTAGCATCCATACATCATTTTTCGCTTAATCGTGGTTAAACTACTAGTAATTGGTTTGGTGTTAACTCGATTGACATACTTTTTTTCAGCTGAAGTTTCATGCTTGAGTAAGGTGAGAAAAGAGTTGCTgtgatattcttttttttttttttttttttttaatttcccctATTGAGTCTTCAGGCAACAAAATGGGGCTTATGAAAGATTAAAATACTCAACACTAGGTGCTCCCACATCGAAAGCTAACCAAACCAGAAAGGAGAGAAGTAGTATAAAAGCGGCAGACCGTGGACATGGAAAAGCATACCTTTCTCGGCCTTTTGGCTAAgatcaagtgtagtatctgttcttATCAGTTTAATATCTGATATGTGAGCCATTGGCTCACATGATATTAATTCAATTTTGTTAGGGGGAGAGTACGTCAAGGTAGCTTGCTACCTGGGCTCTCAAGTGTTGTCCATGCGTTGCACTACTGCATGGGCCTGGCGCACTCCACCAATCCAAGttcaattttgaaatttgaatagTTTGTACTTATGTATGTTTTTGTAAAGCCCAGTGCTGACCAAATTTCTGGAGTACTTCCATCTTTAATTTAATGCTTCAGATGAACTTTTCTTCTAGTTTAAAAGGAGTTGGCTAGACACTTAGAATTATTATTTGATGTAGTCTTTAATCTCCTCATGTTGCGACTTCCACTTGCTATGAATTCTTCTTGGATACGAAAGATTTTTATAATGATTTTTGGCTTTAATTTGAGCATTCCATCACTAGCTGGCCCCCTTTTTTATTTGAGTTATGGATTTAGTTGTGCTCCAATCAGGTTAAgctcctttcgtgatcatctctTGTCGATACCTGATTATGGCTAAGATGAACCTTCTTAATGGACTAACATGATCATTGAAGAGTTAAATAGCTGACTCCAACTTGTTTGACACTGAGGCCGTAGTTATTGTGCGAGTTAGCACCTGAAGGCGCTGACGAGGAAAACCTCAATCACATGTACATTTTCTTGTGGAGTAAGAAGATTTGCAGCTGAGTGCACTACGTCTGAGAAATGTAGTGCTGCCAATGATGGACACGGAGTTGGGATTGAACAActtcttggttttggcttattttaagcactttttaatttaatttaagttgttttctattttaccaaacacccaaataagttaaaaatggcttataagctggtttgaccaacttataagccaatccaaacgggctcttagttgtGCTCCAATCATGTTAAGCTACTTTCTGATTAATTGGAAAACCAGATAAAGTATCTGTTGTCTCATATCGAAAATAAGCATACTTTATTGAATGATCTCCAGCTTATTAAATAGCCAATATACAAACTGAATGCAGGTAAATAAGCATAACAGAAGCAGTCCTATTTGCTATGCTAAAAATCAGAATACTGCTAACAGTTTCCTATAGAATAGGAATACAAATTTGACTAGGAGTCTTATCTAAAAATCTGGAGAAAGATAAAACAAGTCATGTGCATTCCTTAAAGCAGCTTTTAACACTTACTCTCCTGAAAAGGAAAAGAGGAGAAGAGACGATAACAGAGAAAGATGGGTACTCTTTCTGATTAATTGGAAAACCAGATAAAGTATCTGTTGTCTCATCATATGCTATAGCTTGCAAAACTTCCTCTACTTTTATTAGTTAACTTAGATAGTGACTTAGCAACTGCAAGGAACAAGTTCACAGGTACGTGGAAATATGCGAGTGGCAAACTCCCACTTACTATGAATTCTACCTGCAAACTAGAGCTATTCATAATGCTTTTTGGCTTGATTATTCTATCACTAGCTGGCCCTTTTTTTTATTTGAGTTTATGGATTTAGTTGTGCTCCAATCATGATAAGCTACATTTGTCATGAATCATGATATCAAATTATGGCTAAAATGAACCTTCTCAAAGGAGAGATCGAGAAGCAGTTGTACGTTTATTTTCCGAAAGAGTTAGCTGCTAAATGCGCTCCCAAGATACCTCCATCATGTGCACACTATCTTGTGGAGGAAGAAGATTAGCTTCTGAGTTGGGAGACAAATTCCAATCATGTTAGGCTACTTTCATGAAGGTCTTTTGTTGATACCAGATTATGGCTAAGATGAACCTTCTGAATGGAGAGATTGAGAAGCAGTTGTACATCTATCATCAGGAAGAGATAGCAGCTGCCTGAGATGAGTTTAACGGACTACCATGATTAGTGAAATTATAGGTTATTTTTTTAACAATTTTAGTGACTTTCACATATATATCTTACTACGTGTTGAAACTTGAAAAGGTTGGGATTGGTTAAGTCAGTTGACTATGCCACATCTTCTACTACAACTAGTTTTAATATAGACATTTGCTTCAACTATATAAAATTTTACGGTGATAAAAGTAAAAAAGAGATTTCAATCTATCAAACTTTAAATTTTGAAAGAACAAACCtaacaaagaaagaaaagaaaaagaaaacggtCCACCCTAGGACTCAATtccagaaaaagaaagaaaaacaaaaacaagacAGATGTTGAATTTGAACAGCCGATTTCAGTTGTAGAGGTGCATCCAATATTTATTGCACCATAGGATACTCCGAACTTGgatgcacacatacatatatattgaaGTAATTTTGTCAAAATGTAATATTGCTATACATTATATGAACTGGGGAGAGGAGCATGGGTTGACGTGAACCCATATCCCATCCACCTAGAGGCTAGATACACCCCTGGACAGCTCTTTTTTGTTGTATCATTTCTCTATGTGCTCAAAGTTGCTTCTGTATGTTATTCCTTCAATATATGCACATGTAAACATTTCTTTGTTCATACTAGCTTGGATCCTGCAAGGGTTATTGCAAATGTTGGGTTCTTGGGTAATTATGTCTGGCATATGATATCCAGAATTTTCACTCAGGGGATTcggaaaaaataacaaaagctaaatataaaaaataatattgtcCCTGGGAATCGAACTTAGGATGCTAGAGATAATTTTCAACACCCTGGaccacttgagctaaccttttgcattcgtttagggtattcaaaagttgatatatgtacataaacacagaaaatctaccctatatacacactgtaattttttgccgagggtgaaAACAAAATACTTGTGAATTGATATGTACTTGATCAGTTTCATCAAAGCAAGTCAAATATAATTCTGTTTCTTGCCGTGTATAGCTCTTATTCGTTATAGCACTTCACTTTTGGCTCACGTATGTTATTCCTTCAATATATGCTCATGAAAGAGCACAATGAATAATGTTTCAAAGGTAAGAGCACGATGCGTCACAAGCTCGTACTTTGTTAATAGACTAAAGCGCATTTAAATAGCAGAAAGTAAACCTTCAGACTCATTATCCATCGAATTTCGAACTGTGTGCCAGATGACCCTCAAAAAGGACAACTTTTTGGTTATACAACAAAATACACATGTAAACGTTTCTTTGTTGATCCGAAGAAAAGCACATATAAACATTTCTTTTGTTGATATATATATTATTGGATCCCTCATAGGTTATTGCAAATATTAGGTTATTGGGTAATTATTTCCATTTGTTTAAGTTTGCTATTTTTTATTCATAAAATTCTCCAGCCAACGTGATTCCCACATCGAGAATAACAAAGCTAGAAaggagaaaagtagtagaaaagCGGCAGGCCATGAACGTGAAAAAGCATACCTTTCTCGGCCTTTTGGCTAAgatcaagtgtagtatctgttcttATCAGTTTAATATCTGATATGTGGGTCATTGGCTCACACGATATTAACTCAATGTTTTAAGGGGGAGAGTCCGCCAAGGTAGCTTGCTACCTGGGCTCTCAAGCGTCGCTCATGCGTTACACTACTGCACGAGCCTGGCGCACTCCACCAAGTCTAGTTCAAGTATTTTTGAGCCTTTGCCTATTTCAACATTAAATTGGtaaatcttttttcttttatgttgTAGTAAATTTTTCTTTGTTAAATCTGATTTTTCTCGCAAATATGAATTGTGCTCTAGTTAAACCAATAGTGCCGCAGTCTTTCATGTTAAAGCTACTTTCATGCTGGTCTCTTGTTGATACCAGATTATGGCAAAGATGAAACTTCTCAAAGGAGAGAGGATCATGGAAGCAGTTACCATTAGCTATCCTATAAATTCCCCCCAACTCCCCCACAGTGTAACTATCTGAATGCACTTGACTAATCACGACTTTACACTTACTTTTGGTCAATCTTATTGTTCATCACTATTCTTTGGA
Coding sequences within it:
- the LOC132603020 gene encoding pentatricopeptide repeat-containing protein At1g09410, mitochondrial-like; amino-acid sequence: MYKIRSSIIVWGSNYLLSNDYGRPFLSRTYSKPYTQMNSKPHLESTPKQSIFSSNKMIMNLGRQGKIQESRQLFDEMPQRDVVSYASMITVYLKHKDLPKAEKLFYSMPERNVVSDSAMVHAYAKAGRVDEARRIFDLMPDRNVYAWTSLISGYFENRNVYEARELLQQMPEKNVVTWTIAMVGYAQNGLINEARRIFDQVPEKNVVVWTAMIRAYVENHQVDQALELFDKMPERNLYSWNVMIQGCLNDNRVDKGLELFNAMPWRNAVSWTTIVTGLARNGMIEMAREYFDRMPNRDPAAWNAMITSYVEEGLMIKANELFDSMPNKDLVSWNVMIDGYAKSGVEGDALKCFILMLRSGLRPNQTTLTSVVTSCGAILELMQAHVLVLLLGFNQDTSLNNTLVTMYSRCGDINSSLATFENLKVKDVVSWTAIILAYANHGLGNQALQAFAQMLRSGNEPDEITFVGLLSACSHAGLVKKGQKFFESMRRAYGLKPRAEHYCCLVDILGRGKLVDEAIKVVHQMPREECDGAVLGALLGACKLYGDVGVANQICNEIVEREPGSSGAYVLMANAYAASGRWGDFAQVRKKMKERNVKKVPGFCEIEVNGKNHIFFVGDRSHPKKEEIYTLIKENLLPPMQEMI